CGCGCCGTGTCCAGCCGGCCGCTGTGCCAGCGCCGCACCGTCAAGCCGTCCGCATCGGGCGCCGTGCGCCAGCCTTCGTGCACCGGCGCCTGCGCCAGCAGCAGCGGCGACAGCGGCACGCCCCAGCCGGTGCCATGCGCCGGCAACGGGTTGAACGGGTCGGCACTGCCCTGCCGTTCCATCAGGTCGATCCACCAGCGGCGAATGGCCGGGCGCTCGGCGGGTGCCTCCTGGCCGGGCCGCAACGGCAGCAGGAAATAGCTGCCGCGCCAGTCCGCCGGCAAGGCGGTGCGCCATAGCCACGCGTCCGTCGTGCCGATGCGTTCGAGCTGCGTGCGCTGCGCGACAGGATGCGGCGTGTGCGAGTAGACGTCGATGCAGACGGCCGCGCAGTCGTCGCCCCGCCACAGGAACGCCAGCTCGACGTCGCCGTCGGCACGCGTGCGGCGCAGCGGCGTGCCAACGGCCGCGACATCCTGCCACCACGCGGCGCTGCCCAGGTCGGGCCGGTCCAGCAGGTGCAGCGTGTTCACGTGCCCACCTGCCGTGCCGGTTCCGGCGCGACGACGGCCGGTGCGGCGGCCGCCGACCAGACGCTGTCGGCCGCGCCGTTGCGGGCCCGGCGCGCCGCCCGCGTCGCGGCCCAGGCGAATGCCGCCGCCAGCAACAGGGCCGTACCATCGACGCCCAAGGTCGCGGGGCTTGTGTGAGTCCACATGCCCAGGGCCGGCATGAACGCGGCGGCCAGGCTGGTGGCCGGAATCGCCGCCGCGGCCAGCGCACAGGCCCCCAGCAGCTCGCTGCCGGCACGCGCGGCGCCGCGCACGAAGGCCCAGGCCACGCAGGCCAGGAACACCGTGTAGTACACCGTCAGGTAGGCGCTGTTGGCATGCGCACCGAACGCGTGCAACCACTTGGCCGCCACCAGGCAGGCGCCGATGCCGGCCACACTGCCCAGGCAGACGCCCACCGTGGCGGCCGCGATGTGCAAGGTACGGCGCGGCTGCGCCGGCAGTGGACCGTTCTTCAGCTGGTTCTTGCGGCGCTTCTCGATCCACAGCAGGTTCCCGGTGTAGAACAGCGCGGCGCCGGCCAGGCCGAAGGCGAAGTACAGCCAGCGCACCGTCATGCCGCCGTAGCTGCCGAAGTGCAGCGCGAAGAATGGCGCGACCAGCGCGCTCCACGTGTTGCCCTGGCCCGGCAGCATGCTGGTGCTGAGGATCGCGCCCGAGTAAGGCTGGACAATGACGAACCCCGTTTCGGCGGCCTGCACCAGGTGGCGCGGGCTGGCCACGGCGGCGCGCACGATGGGACGCGGCGACTCCACACCCATGTACAGCAGTTCCGTCACCTCGAAGCCGGGCGCCTGCTGCTGCACGCGGCGTACCAGCTCGCTGGCCGGCAGCAGCTTCGTCGCGTCGCGCGGCGTGGCGCCGATGGCGGGCGGCGAGAACATCGGCTGGTCACGGTAGACGATGCCGCGCAGGCCGTCGTAGAACTGGTCGTGGAACGCGAACACGACCACCGTGATGCTGATGACGATATGGAACGGCAGGCTGGTGATCCCCAGGATGTTGTGGGCATCGAGCCAGAAGCGCTTGCGGTTCTTGCCGGGCCGCAGTGCAAAGAAGTCCTTGACCAGGGTGGGCAGGAGCAGGATCACGCCCGAGACCAGTGCCAGGAAGTACAGCAGGCCCGCCACGCCCATCACGTAGATGCCCAGGTATTCCTCGCCCAGGGTGCCGGGAATGCCGCCGGTTCGGTGCAGCATGTCGATCAACTCCGCCAGCAACGAAGGCTGCTGCTGCGTGACCGCCAGCCGGCCGTCCGCGTCCAGCGTGGCCTGCCAGCGCACCAGGCCGAAATCGACCTCGTGGCCCGATTCGCCGGCCTGCCAGCTGACGGGCGCCGGCGTGTGCTCGTCCCGCGCCACGTGCAGCGTGAACTCCTCGCGCGCGGCCGGATACTGCGCCAGCACGCCCGCCACCACCTTGTCCACCTGGGCCGGCGCCAGCGCCTGCACCGGCACGACCGGCGCGCTGACCCAGCGTTCCAGCGGCGCCTTGAACATCGTCAGCGCGCCGCCGAAGAAGCCGATGAACAGCAGCATGCCGGCACAGATGCCGCCCCACGTGTGGACGGCCTGGTACACCCTCAGGATATCGCTGCGGATTTTCATGTCACCCCCTTACCCAGAACAGCAGGCCCCAGGCCAGCAGGTTGGCGCCGCCCAGCCACAGCAGCGCCTGCGCGCCGCTGCGGAACAGCCAGACGAAGCCGAACACGGTCAGCCACAGGGGCGCGATCAGCCACATGACGAACTGCGACTTGTCCGGCGCGGCGATGCCACCCGGCCCCACCCACGCGAACACGCCTGCCAGCGCGAAGGCCAACGTCACGCCCAGCACGGCGCCGGCAAAGGTCTTGCTCCACCAGTCGGGCCGGATCGGCGCGCGCTTCACGTCGGCACTCATGGGGCACCCCGGCGCAGCAACGCGGCAAACGGCAGCAGGCCCCAGGCCAGCATCGCCAGCACGAGCCAGGCAAAGACGGCCGTCAGCGGCGTCCATGCGGCCAGCGCGGCGGCCAGCGCGGCGGCCAGCAGCAGTACCCCGGCCAGGCGG
This is a stretch of genomic DNA from Pseudoduganella chitinolytica. It encodes these proteins:
- a CDS encoding PepSY-associated TM helix domain-containing protein; its protein translation is MKIRSDILRVYQAVHTWGGICAGMLLFIGFFGGALTMFKAPLERWVSAPVVPVQALAPAQVDKVVAGVLAQYPAAREEFTLHVARDEHTPAPVSWQAGESGHEVDFGLVRWQATLDADGRLAVTQQQPSLLAELIDMLHRTGGIPGTLGEEYLGIYVMGVAGLLYFLALVSGVILLLPTLVKDFFALRPGKNRKRFWLDAHNILGITSLPFHIVISITVVVFAFHDQFYDGLRGIVYRDQPMFSPPAIGATPRDATKLLPASELVRRVQQQAPGFEVTELLYMGVESPRPIVRAAVASPRHLVQAAETGFVIVQPYSGAILSTSMLPGQGNTWSALVAPFFALHFGSYGGMTVRWLYFAFGLAGAALFYTGNLLWIEKRRKNQLKNGPLPAQPRRTLHIAAATVGVCLGSVAGIGACLVAAKWLHAFGAHANSAYLTVYYTVFLACVAWAFVRGAARAGSELLGACALAAAAIPATSLAAAFMPALGMWTHTSPATLGVDGTALLLAAAFAWAATRAARRARNGAADSVWSAAAAPAVVAPEPARQVGT